CGCCTTCATGTCGTCCTTAGggacggcgccggagccgtTACCCGGGGCGCGGGGCTTCCCTCTGTCGCCTCtctcgccgaggcgctcgcgGTTGGCGCCGGAGCGGCCCAGCAGGCGCGCCGCGCGGCCGGCCTTGGACTGCTGCTCGGGGGTGATCTTGGCGCGGTACTTTGTGTTACCGGGCGCGCCGGGACCGCCCGATTGGGCTGCTCTGGCCTTGTTCGTGCGCTCCATGGCCAGGGCCGTCTTGTGAGGGGCCTTGGCGCGGGTTACGCGCATGATGCGGGGGAGCATGGGAGGGTATTTCTTGCCAtccaggaggagggcggcttcGACGTGGTTTCCATCCTGTCTTTTGTCAGTCTGGTTTTCCTTCTTTGATTTTTCTTGTGTAGAAATCATTGAAGGGAGTGCAGGTGCTTACGTAGAACTGAACGTAGGCGAATCCTTTGCCCACTCTCGTCTTGGGGTCGCGCACAACGCGTACGttctcgaccttgccggcgTGCTTGCCAAACGTCCTCCAGAGGCCctcctcgatgtcggcggGGACCTTGGTACGCTTCTTCTGGACtgtctcgccctcctcgttGGTGGTAAGGatggtctcgtcgtcgatgaagccCAGGTTTCCGACGAAAACGCAGCGGCGGTGATCCGTGGGCGCCGGGTGAGCGACGCTGTCGACACGCAGGtggcggtcgaggacgatggtGCCGTTGAGCTCGGCGCAGACCTTGCGCGCGGCAGCAGGTGTGGAGAAAACGACGTAGGCGTTGGCCGACTTTGTCGTCTCGTTCATGAGGGACTTTGTGATATAGGCCGCGCGCTTGGGGAGAGCGCCGCCGGAGAACGCGATGGAGCGGAAGCGGATCGACTCAATCTTCTGCGGCGGTGTggcgtccttgtcgaggacgctgACGAGGTGGGCCTCGAGGGTACGCTTGGCCGACTTGCTGTCGATGGCATCGGATGCGACATTGGAGAGGAACACGGTACGGctcgccttctccatctcgctATCCTTCACCTTGGTCTTGGCGTCAGCGGCAAGCGACTCGTGGACGAGGGGCGCTTCGGCGTCGGACGACGTTTCAGAGGTCGCCTCTTCGCCATCTTCTTTGCTCTCGGTATCCGTCTTGCTGCGTTTTCCGGCCGGCTTCTCCGTTACTTCTGCCTCCGCGAGCTTGCTCAGGTACTTGCCCTCGATATCGTCCTCTACGCGCTTGCGCTTCCGTTCCTTCTTCACCTTTGGGGCTGGCTCTGAGGCTTCCTCCTCTACGTCCTCAGCGTCCGACTCGTCCTCGGCAATATCGTCGAGATCAACATCCTCGTCACTACCAAGCTCGGACAACTCCTCATCGtctccctcgtcggcgtctggAAGTTCCTCGTCGAAATCGGAGGATTGGGGCTCGGCCCTTGCCTTTGGTGTGGATTTTTCGGGTTGACTTGTCTTCTCGGGAGCTTTAACGGGACCGGCCTGGTCTTGGTTAGAGAAATTTTGATCCTATTCGTGGATTTGTAAAGGACTTACACTGGATGCGAAAAGGGCATCGAGAGTGGGGTCAATGGCCTtgcccgaggcggcgagTTTTGTGCTTCTGCGGAAGGGTTAGTGATTTATTTGGGAATTTACTTTGTGCATGACGAAATGTGAGCATACCCCTTTGCCATTGTTGCGACAATGTCTTGCAACTCTAGTTGTTAAGGCCCAATGTTCTGCAATGGGTCTTCTGTAGATGCACCAATTCCCAATGCGCTCCCGCATCGAGGGAAAAAATATCAAGCTCTATCGGCTGGGCTTCTATGGGTGTACCGATAAGAAAACCGGAGGCACCGATAAGAGGCGGAACAACCGTCAATTGGTGAAAAACGTCAGCAGGCCGCTATTTGCCGAGAACAAGTGCCCCGTGCCCGCTGTTGTGCCCGCGTTCACCGCCTTCGCTGTCAGGGCGCAGGCTTTCTGCCGACCGATCCTGGTTCCGCACcgggctgggggggggggtagtGGACGGGAAAGGCACAGAGAGGGAGCAGAGCAGGTGAGCGCATCTCTCTCCATAGAGCGGCAGGTCACTAAcgcctttctcttcctcctccgaaAACCCACCATAACACCACCACCTGCGCCCGCCCACGTCTGCTTTTCGGGTCCGGACAAGCACACGCGTTGATGCTGCTCTCGAATAGGTTTCATCCACCACCTCAACTTAGGAGACATTCGCTTTTCTCTCCACAACAACCTGCccgcttcctcttcttcttcagcctgccactgtcgctgctgctcgtcCCTCCGCGCCCTGTCTGCGTTCCCACGAAAACTCGTCTGCCCGAATTGCACCTCTTCACGACACAACCTACCTTCAAACCACCCGATTTGGACTCTCACAGCACGCtgtttccctctcttttcaATGGCAGCTACGGCTTCAGCGCCGCCTGCTCTCTCTCCAGGGCAGGCGACGCTCGATCATGACGATAGTAACATCTCCAGCCCTCTCAGCGATGTCGAGGACaaggatggcgagggcgaaTCGTTGGACGGCATGCAGCTGGATCACACTGGGGAAGATCCCGACGAGGCGCTCGACTCCGACAGCAACCTGTCCGAGGCGAACGATACCGAAGCAGAGACAGAGCGCCTCTACGACAC
This sequence is a window from Colletotrichum higginsianum IMI 349063 chromosome 8, whole genome shotgun sequence. Protein-coding genes within it:
- a CDS encoding RNA recognition domain-containing protein yields the protein MAKGSTKLAASGKAIDPTLDALFASSAGPVKAPEKTSQPEKSTPKARAEPQSSDFDEELPDADEGDDEELSELGSDEDVDLDDIAEDESDAEDVEEEASEPAPKVKKERKRKRVEDDIEGKYLSKLAEAEVTEKPAGKRSKTDTESKEDGEEATSETSSDAEAPLVHESLAADAKTKVKDSEMEKASRTVFLSNVASDAIDSKSAKRTLEAHLVSVLDKDATPPQKIESIRFRSIAFSGGALPKRAAYITKSLMNETTKSANAYVVFSTPAAARKVCAELNGTIVLDRHLRVDSVAHPAPTDHRRCVFVGNLGFIDDETILTTNEEGETVQKKRTKVPADIEEGLWRTFGKHAGKVENVRVVRDPKTRVGKGFAYVQFYDGNHVEAALLLDGKKYPPMLPRIMRVTRAKAPHKTALAMERTNKARAAQSGGPGAPGNTKYRAKITPEQQSKAGRAARLLGRSGANRERLGERGDRGKPRAPGNGSGAVPKDDMKAPEDFIFEGRRASAKDGRPKDLKFNKRSKPKGGGVKKSKPVGRGAKRAAEWKKKKN